ACTGTTTTATTACAGATAAAAACCCCTAATTTACTACCATTATTATCCTTATATCCTCACCAGaacaatttagttttataatttaacaGCTCCGTTATTTAGCATTTGACACTCAGTTTACTTAACAGTCTCATCAGGTTTACAGTACAGTTTTAGGTGCACtgaataaatagttttatctTTACAGAGTCCTGTCGCTGCGCTTAACTGCCCTGCGAGAGACCTTTGAGGAAATGGGCATCTTATTGTGTCGAGATAGCAAAACTTGGACCAATACAGACGGATATGCGAGGTTCAATGAGCAGTTTGATCGAAAGCATTGGCAACATGAGGTGCATAATGATGCCAGCAAGTTTCTAACGCTTTGCGAAGAGCTTGACGTATTACCCGATGTATGGTCACTGCATGAATGGTGTGCTTGGCGCACACCATCGACATTCAAGGCGCGCTTCCAAACCGCCTTTTATCTGACTGCGCTCAAAGAACAGCCAAATGTATTGAGTGAGGTGAATGAAGTTAAAGACTATTATGtaagtataaatattgaaaattggaaaactttttaaaatgaCCTAATTAATGTTGATAATTGCATACTTATCTTCTACACATGCGCTGCAATgcgcaattaaaatatttttggatttACTTTTTTTACGAACAACAATCGTACAATTTTTTTGCTGAGCTGATAAATGGTTGAAACTGAACAGCTGGTGTGCGTGTAGcctaaacttttatttttgatcctataataattttatgttaagTTCATAAgatatgcatataaaaaatattattttatgtataagCAGCaatcagaaatatatatatatattgcattttaatgttgGTGAAAATTATCGACTTTTTCCTGTACTAAGCcactattattaattttatttccttttgcTGCAGTGGCATTCGCCATTGGACTATCTGCAGAGCGCATTAAGAAAGGAGATTTGGCTGCCACCTCCACAATTCTATGAGCTATCGCGATTCCTCAACTTTAAATCGCTGGAACAGCTGCGTCAGTTTGCCCAGAAGCGCGAAGTGAAAGGATGTGTGCTCATACATCCTGTGATGTACAAGTGCACCGATGGTATGGTGCATTTGCTGCCTGGTGACGATAAGTATCCCGAGAATCCTGATGCCACCTCGGATAAGATCGAAACCGGACTGTCTACTGCAGCTTTTCGAGCGCTAGCCAAAAATCTACATCGCTCAGAGCATAAAAATCAACACGAGTCGCAACTGTTGATAAACTTTGATCCATCAGATGGACAGGTTAATCCCATAGATCCTCGTACGCTATAAATGTGATATTGAATGACTCGAGGGATGTTCAAAACAACCACTTTTATTAATATGTAAAAACAGACTTTACACGATAAATTATTGTGAGGCTCAACATGAAAGTGCATTTATTagtttaaaaatcaaaacgCAATTGTTGTtagattaaataaatgaaattttgttgtaGATGAAATAGAGGCGACTACTTCTGATCCTTGCCGTACCACAGTTGGTAGAGATAGGAAGCTTCCTCAGCATTAGAGTTGGAATAATCGCTGCCATATTCGGAgttcgatgatgatgatgaagatgactTGGATGGTTCCTTGTGGCTATAAGCACAAAGATAggaatactaaaaatactgcaatGTGGAAGAGAAATTTGAAACATACCCATACTCGGGAGCGTATCTGGGCTCAGCGTAGGAGTCTTCGTGGTGCTTGGGCTCAGCATAGGAGTCTTCATGTTGCTTGGGCTCATGGTAGGGCTCTGGGGCTGGATGACGCTGACACTTCTTGCATTCCTCGAGGCCACGTTCGATGTTCTTCTGAGTGCTTAGCAGCACGCCCAGTTTATTGTCAATCTGCCAGGTGGTGGAGCCAACCTGATGCACTGTTTCACTAATGGCGGacaattgcagctgctgcgaGACATTCAACGAACGCACTCCCTGCTCAAGGAGCTGAACCTTATTTGCTGTAATGCCAGTCAAAGCGGCAAGCTCATCCAAGTATCCAATCTTATTCTCAATGTGCTTCTGTGAATTCTCCAATTTCTTGGCTGCTTGGTTCAAGTTCACCAACTCCTTGAGCACCGACTGCTTAAGTACACTATCCAGTCCATCAAGATGATCATGCACAGACTTGGCCACATTGTTCAGATCCGCTTcgtatttgttttgattggCATCCACCTGGATCAACACCTGTTTGATCTCCTGTTGCGTCTTACTGAGTCCAAGGATGGCGCGATCTGTGCGATCCTCAGCGGATTTAATGTTGTTCGTCAAATTTTTGACGCCCTGTGCCGTCGACTTGAAATTGTCTGCGGTGAGCTTCTCCAGCTTCTTCAGGTCATCCTCGATGTGCTCAATTTCGGACAGATCTCTGGCAATGGCCTTCAACTTGTTTTCAATGCCCTTTTGGGTGTTGCTAATGGTGTGCGTATTCCTGTCCAAGATGTCAAGTTTCTTGCTGTTGTCTTCCAAAATGCGAATGATTTTGGGATCACTGACACCCTTTTCAGGAGCCTTTGTTGTCCTTGGCGGTAGGATCTGGGGGAGattgaatattcaatttattaacatattattatCCAGGATTTAATGAGCTGAACCTCAATGAGCTCCTCCTCCTGAGCAAAGGCTGCACCAGCGCTAAGGCAGATGATGAGTACGAGTAGTTGGCTTTTCATGGTTGGACTGTGACTGTGATTCCAGAACTGTCTTTTGGTGTCATGGGTTACAGTTTAAATAGTCAAAACGATCGTCGCATGGCACGTGTCAGGTCGACTTTAGGCTAATCAGTGTAAGCAAGTGGCTTGTGGCCAAGTggtctataaatattttttatactccATTTGATGATAGTTAGAAAAGCGCTTTCTGACCC
This DNA window, taken from Drosophila nasuta strain 15112-1781.00 chromosome 2L, ASM2355853v1, whole genome shotgun sequence, encodes the following:
- the LOC132792537 gene encoding acyl-coenzyme A diphosphatase NUDT19 → MAKQVTTKLRQSASLILLAKDKNAVPSTPTYDYNALLLKRQSKSSFMPDSSVFPGGVCEATDASPAWLKHFERHDVGAAKLKEFCQTTQIEALNPNDQTLNTVLSLRLTALRETFEEMGILLCRDSKTWTNTDGYARFNEQFDRKHWQHEVHNDASKFLTLCEELDVLPDVWSLHEWCAWRTPSTFKARFQTAFYLTALKEQPNVLSEVNEVKDYYWHSPLDYLQSALRKEIWLPPPQFYELSRFLNFKSLEQLRQFAQKREVKGCVLIHPVMYKCTDGMVHLLPGDDKYPENPDATSDKIETGLSTAAFRALAKNLHRSEHKNQHESQLLINFDPSDGQVNPIDPRTL
- the LOC132792523 gene encoding uncharacterized protein LOC132792523; amino-acid sequence: MKSQLLVLIICLSAGAAFAQEEELIEILPPRTTKAPEKGVSDPKIIRILEDNSKKLDILDRNTHTISNTQKGIENKLKAIARDLSEIEHIEDDLKKLEKLTADNFKSTAQGVKNLTNNIKSAEDRTDRAILGLSKTQQEIKQVLIQVDANQNKYEADLNNVAKSVHDHLDGLDSVLKQSVLKELVNLNQAAKKLENSQKHIENKIGYLDELAALTGITANKVQLLEQGVRSLNVSQQLQLSAISETVHQVGSTTWQIDNKLGVLLSTQKNIERGLEECKKCQRHPAPEPYHEPKQHEDSYAEPKHHEDSYAEPRYAPEYGHKEPSKSSSSSSSNSEYGSDYSNSNAEEASYLYQLWYGKDQK